One stretch of Streptomyces sp. R21 DNA includes these proteins:
- a CDS encoding peptidase S8, which produces MRTETPHSTPHNSGQRHANWRRIGSAAAATAALLVAGLDTAAQASAAPVATTTTAKSTSTKVTYTPESCATPKKAGYLTCNALRVTGGVTAFQKQQAKERGVAPKAVSPKASSATPTGYGPSDLQSAYGLTSAAASNGSGETIAIVDAYDDPNAEADLATYRSYYGLSALTTANGGFKKVSQTGSTTSLPTADSGWAGEISLDLDMASAVCPNCKILLVEAKSSSMANLGTAVNEAVKLGAKFVSNSYGGSESSSDTSYDSSYFNHPGVAITVSAGDEGYGAEYPATSRYVTAVGGTALSTSSASRGWTEKVWNTSSTEGTGSGCSAYDAKPSWQTDTGCTKRMESDVSAVADPATGVSVYDTYGSDGTGWNTYGGTSASAPIIAAVYALAGTPGSSDYPAQYPYNAAGTSALNDVTSGSNGTCSTSYFCTAKSGYDGPTGLGTPAGLDAFTG; this is translated from the coding sequence TTGCGTACCGAAACCCCCCACAGCACCCCCCACAACAGCGGCCAGAGACACGCGAATTGGCGTCGAATAGGCTCCGCGGCCGCCGCGACCGCCGCCCTCCTCGTCGCCGGCCTCGACACCGCCGCCCAAGCGAGCGCCGCCCCGGTCGCCACGACCACGACCGCCAAGTCCACCTCCACCAAGGTGACCTACACCCCCGAATCCTGCGCCACCCCCAAGAAGGCCGGGTACCTGACCTGCAACGCGCTGCGCGTGACAGGCGGCGTCACCGCCTTCCAGAAGCAGCAGGCGAAGGAGCGGGGCGTCGCGCCCAAGGCGGTCTCACCGAAGGCCAGTTCGGCCACCCCCACCGGTTACGGGCCGAGTGACCTCCAGTCCGCGTACGGCCTGACCTCCGCCGCCGCCTCCAACGGCTCCGGCGAGACCATCGCGATCGTCGACGCGTACGACGACCCGAACGCCGAGGCGGACCTCGCGACGTACCGCTCGTACTACGGCCTCTCGGCGCTCACCACCGCCAACGGCGGCTTCAAGAAGGTCAGTCAGACCGGTTCGACGACCTCCCTGCCCACCGCCGACAGCGGCTGGGCCGGCGAGATCTCGCTCGACCTCGACATGGCCAGCGCGGTCTGCCCGAACTGCAAGATCCTGCTCGTCGAGGCCAAGTCGTCCTCCATGGCCAACCTCGGCACGGCCGTGAACGAGGCCGTCAAGCTGGGCGCCAAGTTCGTCTCCAACAGCTACGGCGGCTCGGAGTCCTCCTCCGACACGTCGTACGACTCCTCGTACTTCAACCACCCCGGCGTCGCGATCACCGTCAGCGCCGGCGACGAGGGCTACGGCGCCGAGTACCCGGCCACCTCCCGCTACGTGACCGCCGTCGGCGGCACCGCCCTCTCCACCAGCTCCGCCAGCCGCGGCTGGACGGAGAAGGTCTGGAACACCAGCAGCACCGAGGGCACCGGCTCCGGCTGCTCCGCGTACGACGCCAAGCCGTCCTGGCAGACCGACACCGGCTGCACCAAGCGCATGGAGTCCGACGTCTCCGCGGTCGCCGACCCGGCCACCGGCGTCTCGGTCTACGACACCTACGGCTCCGACGGCACCGGCTGGAACACCTACGGCGGCACCAGCGCCTCCGCGCCCATCATCGCCGCTGTCTACGCCCTCGCGGGCACCCCGGGCAGCAGCGACTACCCGGCCCAGTACCCGTACAACGCGGCCGGCACCTCCGCACTCAACGACGTGACCAGCGGCAGCAACGGCACCTGCTCCACGAGCTACTTCTGCACCGCGAAGTCGGGCTACGACGGCCCGACCGGTCTGGGCACGCCCGCGGGCCTGGACGCCTTCACCGGCTGA
- the bla gene encoding class A beta-lactamase: protein MLGTGEPKPTSNPNLTRRTLLAGGTATALALTAGQAYAAPGARGVHARLRELEQQHGARLGVFAYNLKTKATARYRAAERFPMMSVFKTLAAAAVLRDLDRDGETLAKRIFYTQADLDQAQGSPETGKHLAEGMTIAELCAAAICQSDNAAGNLLLRELGGPTAVTRFCRSVGDDTTRLDRWEPDVNTCEPWRVEDTTSPVAIGRTYARLVLGNALDGPDRERVTAWLLANTTSGERFRKGLPKDWTIADKTGAGAYGSNNNVGIAWTQDATPIVLAVLTTKPDPTAAPDNPLIAETAAVLAEAVSRPS from the coding sequence ATCTTAGGCACCGGAGAACCCAAGCCGACGTCCAACCCCAACCTGACCCGCCGTACCCTCCTCGCAGGAGGCACCGCCACCGCACTCGCCCTCACGGCCGGTCAGGCGTACGCGGCGCCAGGCGCCCGGGGCGTGCACGCCCGGCTGCGGGAGCTGGAGCAGCAACACGGCGCCAGGCTGGGCGTGTTCGCGTACAACCTGAAGACGAAGGCCACCGCGAGGTATCGCGCAGCGGAACGCTTCCCGATGATGTCCGTCTTCAAGACGCTGGCCGCGGCCGCCGTGCTGCGGGACCTGGACCGGGACGGCGAGACGCTCGCGAAGCGCATCTTCTACACGCAGGCGGACCTGGACCAGGCCCAGGGCTCCCCGGAGACGGGCAAGCATCTGGCCGAGGGCATGACCATCGCGGAGCTCTGCGCGGCGGCGATCTGCCAGAGCGACAACGCGGCGGGCAACCTGCTGCTGCGCGAACTGGGCGGTCCCACGGCGGTCACCCGCTTCTGCCGGTCGGTCGGGGACGACACGACGCGGCTCGACCGCTGGGAACCGGACGTCAACACATGCGAGCCATGGCGCGTGGAGGACACCACGAGCCCGGTCGCGATCGGCCGTACGTACGCCCGTCTCGTCCTGGGCAACGCCCTGGACGGCCCGGACCGAGAACGTGTCACCGCCTGGCTGCTGGCCAACACGACCAGCGGCGAACGTTTCCGCAAGGGGCTGCCGAAGGACTGGACGATCGCCGACAAGACCGGCGCCGGCGCCTACGGGTCCAACAACAACGTGGGCATCGCCTGGACTCAGGACGCCACCCCCATCGTCCTGGCCGTCCTCACCACCAAGCCGGACCCGACCGCCGCCCCGGACAACCCGCTGATCGCCGAGACGGCGGCGGTACTGGCAGAGGCCGTGAGCAGACCTTCCTAA
- a CDS encoding DUF397 domain-containing protein, which produces MADIPPNLDWIRAAPDDATGPGPWIELAFGEGEDGDAPVYIRETSDPDNVVTTNRRKWDAFVLGVQAGEFDHFVEGLTEEDEKA; this is translated from the coding sequence GTGGCTGACATCCCCCCGAACCTCGACTGGATCCGCGCCGCCCCGGACGACGCGACCGGCCCCGGCCCCTGGATCGAGCTGGCCTTCGGCGAGGGCGAGGACGGCGACGCCCCGGTCTACATCCGCGAGACCAGCGACCCGGACAACGTGGTGACCACGAACCGCCGCAAGTGGGACGCCTTCGTACTCGGCGTCCAGGCAGGCGAGTTCGACCACTTCGTCGAGGGGCTGACGGAGGAGGACGAGAAGGCCTAG
- a CDS encoding serine protease — protein sequence MKHLTRLIGTRRYSVLGTVVLLAATSSSLAAADDGPGPFGVTVQAAATVESNRVGALFKGDLDDGHFCTASVVRSKGRDLIVTAAHCVDGGGRLRFAPGYRDGKAPYGVWEVQKTYLGDAWTGRQDEDSDVAFAVLAENDEGEGVEDVVGGNGFAAHRTTGATAVTVTGYPNTLDTPITCTNKPTAHSATQQRIECPDFTGGTSGSPWVNGDGDVVGILGGHEAGGSTADISYSVVLADEAAALYRTAAG from the coding sequence ATGAAGCACCTCACGCGTCTCATTGGAACCCGGCGGTACTCGGTGCTCGGCACCGTGGTGCTGCTGGCGGCGACGTCGTCCTCGTTGGCGGCGGCGGATGACGGGCCCGGGCCGTTCGGGGTGACCGTGCAGGCCGCCGCGACGGTGGAGAGCAACCGCGTCGGGGCGCTCTTCAAGGGCGATCTGGACGACGGGCACTTCTGTACGGCGTCCGTCGTGCGCAGCAAGGGGCGGGATCTGATCGTCACCGCCGCGCACTGTGTGGATGGTGGGGGGCGGTTGCGGTTCGCGCCCGGATATCGGGACGGGAAGGCGCCGTACGGGGTGTGGGAGGTCCAGAAGACCTATCTCGGGGACGCCTGGACCGGGAGGCAGGACGAGGACAGTGATGTCGCCTTTGCCGTTCTCGCCGAGAATGACGAAGGGGAGGGCGTCGAGGATGTCGTGGGAGGCAACGGCTTCGCCGCCCACCGCACCACCGGGGCCACCGCCGTCACCGTCACCGGCTACCCCAACACCCTCGACACACCCATCACCTGCACCAACAAGCCCACCGCCCACAGCGCCACCCAGCAGCGCATCGAATGTCCCGACTTCACCGGCGGCACCAGCGGAAGCCCCTGGGTGAACGGCGACGGCGATGTCGTCGGCATCCTCGGCGGGCACGAGGCGGGCGGGAGCACCGCCGACATCTCCTACAGCGTGGTGCTGGCGGACGAGGCCGCCGCGCTCTACAGGACCGCTGCGGGATGA
- a CDS encoding NlpC/P60 family protein, translated as MTVRKAWIVATAAAAAGLGFVMLLVVGVYMVAGNLAAGVGQGAVGLAKGAVPAAYQTVVQKWGNLCAAINPALLAAQLYQESGFNPNAKSPAKAEGIAQFIPGTWATHGIDGDGDGDRDVWDPNDAIPSAASYDCKLASYVKDAPGNQTENMLAAYNAGAYAVIKYGGVPPYSETQNYVKTITSLEKSFAAPVNRVDPSKQAAGAIYYAQKKLGTPYLWGGNGTSDQGGRFDCSGLTKAAFESVGVTLPRVANDQYNAGPHPKREELLPGDLVFFSDDLTNSRAIRHVGIYVGGGYMIDAPKPGAVIRFDPVDTPDYFGATRVTEDGAKALPTTV; from the coding sequence TTGACGGTGCGTAAGGCATGGATCGTAGCGACCGCTGCCGCCGCGGCAGGGCTCGGCTTCGTGATGCTGCTCGTCGTCGGCGTCTACATGGTCGCGGGGAACCTCGCGGCCGGGGTCGGGCAGGGTGCGGTCGGGCTCGCCAAGGGCGCCGTACCGGCCGCGTACCAGACGGTCGTGCAGAAGTGGGGCAACCTCTGCGCCGCCATCAATCCCGCGCTGCTGGCCGCCCAGCTGTATCAGGAGAGCGGGTTCAATCCGAACGCGAAGAGTCCGGCGAAGGCGGAAGGAATAGCGCAATTCATTCCGGGGACCTGGGCCACGCACGGAATCGACGGCGACGGCGACGGCGACCGCGACGTCTGGGACCCGAATGACGCGATTCCATCGGCCGCCTCCTACGACTGCAAGCTCGCCTCGTACGTGAAGGACGCGCCCGGCAACCAGACGGAGAACATGCTCGCCGCGTACAACGCGGGGGCGTACGCCGTCATCAAGTACGGGGGTGTGCCGCCGTACAGCGAAACGCAGAACTACGTGAAGACGATTACGAGTCTGGAGAAGAGTTTCGCCGCGCCCGTGAACCGGGTGGATCCCTCGAAGCAGGCGGCCGGCGCGATCTACTACGCGCAGAAGAAGCTCGGCACTCCCTACCTGTGGGGCGGCAACGGCACCTCCGACCAGGGCGGACGCTTCGACTGCTCGGGGCTGACGAAGGCCGCGTTCGAGAGTGTCGGGGTCACCCTGCCGCGGGTCGCGAACGACCAGTACAACGCCGGGCCGCATCCCAAGCGCGAAGAGCTGCTTCCGGGGGATCTGGTGTTCTTCTCGGACGACCTCACCAATTCACGGGCCATCCGGCATGTAGGGATTTATGTCGGCGGCGGATACATGATCGATGCGCCGAAACCGGGCGCCGTCATCCGCTTCGACCCCGTCGACACCCCCGACTACTTCGGCGCGACCCGGGTCACCGAGGATGGCGCGAAAGCATTGCCGACCACGGTGTGA
- a CDS encoding phosphatase PAP2 family protein: MAGLAESGSNPDVDLLYDINGLAKDAPHWFDRVMEFVGEYGLLLAMVLLVLWCWWTVRRRGDENAASSVAALVWTPLAAGIAVLVNVPIRGFVARPRPFVDHRGLDVLVSGKTDFSFVSDHATITMAMGVGLFVANRKFGLLGIGLALLEGFCRVYMGVHYPTDVVGGFALGTAVALLLSPLAMLMLTPVIKAVEGSRRGSWLVRARGGDPAGQEALIPGARTGASAEERDLAA, translated from the coding sequence ATGGCTGGACTCGCCGAATCCGGTTCCAACCCCGACGTCGACCTGCTCTACGACATCAATGGCCTGGCCAAGGACGCGCCGCACTGGTTCGACCGCGTCATGGAGTTCGTCGGGGAGTACGGGCTGCTGCTCGCCATGGTGCTGCTCGTGCTGTGGTGCTGGTGGACCGTCCGGCGGCGGGGTGACGAGAACGCCGCGTCGTCCGTGGCCGCGCTGGTGTGGACGCCGCTCGCCGCCGGGATCGCCGTACTCGTGAACGTGCCGATACGGGGGTTTGTCGCGCGGCCCCGGCCCTTTGTCGACCACCGGGGCCTCGATGTGCTCGTCAGCGGCAAGACCGACTTCTCCTTCGTGAGTGATCACGCGACGATCACCATGGCGATGGGCGTCGGGCTGTTCGTCGCCAACCGGAAGTTCGGGCTGCTGGGGATCGGGCTGGCGCTGCTCGAAGGGTTCTGCCGGGTGTACATGGGCGTGCACTACCCGACCGACGTCGTGGGCGGGTTCGCCCTGGGCACGGCGGTCGCCCTGCTGTTGTCGCCGCTTGCCATGCTGATGCTGACGCCGGTGATCAAGGCGGTGGAGGGGTCCCGGCGGGGGTCCTGGCTGGTCCGGGCCCGGGGCGGCGACCCTGCCGGGCAGGAAGCGCTGATTCCGGGGGCCCGGACGGGGGCGTCGGCCGAGGAGCGGGATCTGGCCGCGTAG
- a CDS encoding FAD-binding oxidoreductase: MQRRTFIGGAAAAIAAATTSACNGDNGGGKASGVGESTGTSTRTATTSTRTSTSMATGTRAAAANLTALAKDLDGALVQPGDRAWAAARQLYNTRFDSLKPTAVAYVAGTDDIRTTLAYAHAHNVQVSIRNGGHSYAGWSSGNGRLVLDVSKLNKIRASGGTAVVGAGSKLIDVYRALAAQGVTIPAGSCPTVGVSGLTLGGGHGVVSRAYGLTCDSLTQATLITADGKQLTANATENKDLFWALRGAGNGNFGVVTELRFRTHPAPQAVSAYMTWPWAKAAAVIKAWQEWGPDQPDEIWSSCHLANAAGGTPTISIAAFSLGTYGELQNAVDRLADRIGAPARSVSLKRRSYEDSMEVYAGCSSFATDAQCHLPGTTPGRSPQGALGRETYAARSDFFDRSISATGIQALMKQMTTVRGGAGSIALTALGGAINRVAPTSTAFVHRRSRMLAQYIVSWQAGTSGTTAQSWLTTAHTAMKPYASGAAYQNYTDPTLTNWREAYYGPAAARLKTLKNQYDPNRFFTFPQAL, translated from the coding sequence ATGCAACGGCGTACGTTCATAGGCGGGGCGGCGGCCGCGATCGCGGCGGCGACCACGTCCGCGTGCAACGGCGACAACGGGGGCGGCAAGGCGTCGGGCGTCGGCGAGAGCACCGGCACGTCGACCCGCACGGCCACCACGAGCACCCGCACGAGCACGAGCATGGCCACCGGTACCCGCGCCGCCGCCGCGAACCTGACCGCCCTCGCCAAGGACCTGGACGGCGCGCTGGTCCAGCCGGGCGACCGCGCCTGGGCGGCGGCCCGCCAGCTCTACAACACCCGCTTCGACTCCCTGAAGCCCACGGCCGTCGCGTACGTCGCGGGCACGGACGACATCCGCACGACGCTGGCGTACGCACACGCGCACAACGTCCAGGTGTCGATCCGCAACGGCGGCCACTCGTACGCCGGCTGGTCCTCCGGCAACGGCCGTCTCGTCCTCGACGTGTCCAAGCTGAACAAGATCCGCGCGAGCGGCGGCACGGCGGTCGTCGGTGCCGGCTCCAAGCTGATCGACGTCTACCGCGCCCTCGCCGCACAGGGCGTCACCATCCCCGCGGGCTCCTGCCCCACCGTCGGCGTCTCGGGCCTGACCCTCGGCGGCGGCCACGGCGTGGTCTCCCGTGCGTACGGCCTGACCTGCGACAGCCTCACCCAGGCGACGCTGATCACGGCGGACGGCAAGCAGCTCACCGCGAACGCCACTGAGAACAAGGACCTCTTCTGGGCGCTGCGCGGCGCGGGCAACGGCAACTTCGGTGTCGTCACCGAGCTGCGCTTCAGGACCCACCCGGCCCCGCAGGCCGTCTCGGCGTACATGACCTGGCCCTGGGCGAAGGCCGCCGCCGTGATCAAGGCCTGGCAGGAGTGGGGCCCGGACCAGCCGGACGAGATCTGGTCCTCGTGCCATCTCGCGAACGCGGCCGGGGGCACGCCCACGATCTCCATCGCCGCCTTCTCGCTCGGCACGTACGGCGAACTCCAGAACGCGGTGGACCGCCTGGCGGACAGGATCGGCGCCCCCGCGCGCAGCGTTTCCCTGAAGCGACGCTCGTACGAGGACTCGATGGAGGTGTACGCGGGCTGCTCCTCGTTCGCCACGGACGCCCAGTGCCACCTGCCGGGCACGACCCCCGGCCGCTCCCCGCAGGGCGCGCTGGGCCGCGAGACGTACGCGGCCCGCTCGGACTTCTTCGACCGCTCGATCTCGGCGACCGGTATCCAGGCCCTGATGAAGCAGATGACGACGGTACGGGGCGGCGCGGGCAGTATCGCGCTGACGGCTCTCGGCGGTGCGATCAACCGGGTCGCGCCCACCTCGACGGCCTTCGTCCACCGCCGCTCGCGGATGCTCGCCCAGTACATCGTCTCCTGGCAGGCGGGCACCTCCGGCACGACAGCGCAGTCCTGGCTGACCACGGCCCACACGGCCATGAAGCCCTACGCCTCGGGCGCCGCCTACCAGAACTACACCGACCCCACCCTCACCAACTGGCGTGAGGCGTACTACGGCCCGGCGGCGGCCCGTCTGAAGACGTTGAAGAACCAGTACGACCCGAACCGCTTCTTCACGTTCCCGCAGGCGCTGTAA
- a CDS encoding metal-sensitive transcriptional regulator has product MTTTEAGATAPSGESDEAAVIEVVTDHDRGVHGYHKQKDEHLKRLRRIEGQIRGLQRMVDEDTYCIDILTQVSASTKALQSFALQLLEEHLRHCVADAALKGGTEIDAKVEEATKAIGRLLRT; this is encoded by the coding sequence ATGACGACCACCGAGGCCGGCGCGACGGCGCCCTCCGGCGAGTCCGACGAGGCGGCCGTGATCGAGGTCGTCACCGACCACGACCGCGGTGTGCACGGCTACCACAAGCAGAAGGACGAGCACCTCAAGCGGCTGCGCCGGATCGAGGGCCAGATCCGCGGCCTGCAGCGCATGGTCGACGAGGACACCTACTGCATCGACATACTCACCCAGGTCTCCGCCTCCACGAAGGCCCTGCAGTCCTTCGCGCTCCAGCTGCTGGAGGAACACCTGCGCCACTGCGTCGCCGATGCCGCGCTCAAGGGCGGCACCGAGATCGACGCGAAGGTCGAGGAGGCCACGAAGGCGATCGGGCGGCTGCTGCGCACCTGA
- a CDS encoding DUF47 domain-containing protein, producing the protein MRFRLTPRETSFYDMFSASADNIVTGSKLLMELLGADTAGRAEIAERMRAAEHAGDDATHAIFHQLNSSFITPFDREDIYNLASSLDDIMDFMEEAVDLVVLYNVEELPKGVEQQIEVLARAAELTAEAMPNLRTMDNLTEYWIEVNRLENQADQIHRKLLATLFNGKYDAIEVLKLKQIVDVLEEAADAFEHVANTVETIAVKES; encoded by the coding sequence GTGCGCTTTCGTCTGACCCCCAGGGAGACGAGCTTCTACGACATGTTCTCCGCCTCCGCGGACAACATCGTCACGGGCTCGAAGCTCCTCATGGAATTGCTCGGGGCGGACACCGCCGGCCGGGCCGAGATCGCAGAGCGTATGCGGGCAGCGGAACACGCCGGTGACGACGCCACGCACGCGATCTTCCACCAGTTGAACTCCTCGTTCATCACGCCGTTCGACCGTGAGGACATCTACAACCTCGCGTCGTCCCTCGACGACATCATGGACTTCATGGAGGAGGCCGTCGACCTGGTCGTCCTCTACAACGTGGAGGAACTGCCGAAGGGCGTGGAGCAGCAGATCGAGGTGCTGGCCCGCGCGGCCGAGCTGACCGCGGAGGCGATGCCGAACCTCCGCACCATGGACAACCTCACCGAGTACTGGATCGAGGTCAACCGGCTGGAGAACCAGGCCGACCAGATCCACCGCAAGCTGCTCGCCACACTCTTCAACGGCAAGTACGACGCCATCGAGGTGCTGAAGCTCAAGCAGATCGTGGACGTGCTGGAGGAGGCGGCGGACGCGTTCGAGCACGTGGCGAACACGGTCGAGACCATCGCCGTCAAGGAGTCCTGA
- a CDS encoding anion permease, which translates to MDTFALVVTIAVALGFTYTNGFHDSANAIATSVSTRALTPRAALAMAAVMNLAGAFLGSGVAHTVSKGLIETPDGSKGMGILFAALIGAIVWNLVTWYFGLPSSSSHALFGGMVGAALAGGTDVIWSGVLDKVVIPMFLSPVVGLVAGYLVMCAIMWLFRRSNPHKAKRGFRIAQTVSAAGMALGHGLQDAQKTMGIVVMALVIGDVQGADDPIPVWVKIACALMLSLGTYAGGWRIMRTLGRKIIELDPPQGFAAETTGASIMFATAFIFKAPISTTHVITSAIMGVGATKRVKAVRWGVAKNIILGWFITMPAAGLVAACSFWIVNLAFL; encoded by the coding sequence ATGGACACCTTCGCTCTGGTCGTGACGATCGCCGTCGCGCTCGGCTTCACCTATACCAACGGCTTCCACGACTCCGCGAACGCGATCGCGACCTCGGTCTCGACGCGCGCGCTGACGCCGCGGGCCGCGCTCGCGATGGCCGCCGTGATGAACCTCGCCGGTGCCTTCCTGGGCAGCGGGGTCGCACACACGGTCAGCAAGGGCCTGATCGAGACGCCCGACGGCTCCAAGGGGATGGGGATTCTGTTCGCCGCGCTCATCGGCGCGATCGTGTGGAACCTCGTCACCTGGTACTTCGGCCTTCCCTCGTCCTCCTCGCACGCCCTGTTCGGCGGCATGGTGGGCGCGGCGCTCGCGGGCGGTACGGATGTCATCTGGTCCGGCGTCCTCGACAAGGTCGTCATCCCGATGTTCCTGTCGCCGGTGGTCGGTCTGGTCGCCGGTTACCTCGTGATGTGCGCGATCATGTGGCTGTTCCGGCGGTCCAACCCGCACAAGGCCAAGCGCGGTTTCCGTATCGCGCAGACGGTGTCTGCGGCAGGTATGGCGCTCGGGCACGGTCTCCAGGACGCCCAGAAGACGATGGGCATCGTGGTGATGGCCCTGGTCATCGGGGATGTGCAGGGGGCCGACGATCCGATTCCCGTGTGGGTGAAGATCGCCTGCGCGCTGATGCTCTCGCTGGGTACGTACGCGGGTGGCTGGCGGATCATGCGGACGCTCGGTCGCAAGATCATCGAGCTGGATCCGCCGCAGGGGTTCGCCGCGGAGACGACCGGTGCGTCGATCATGTTCGCCACGGCGTTCATCTTCAAGGCGCCGATCTCGACGACGCATGTCATCACCTCGGCCATCATGGGCGTCGGTGCGACGAAGCGTGTGAAGGCCGTGCGGTGGGGTGTTGCCAAGAACATCATCCTGGGCTGGTTCATCACGATGCCCGCGGCCGGGCTGGTGGCTGCGTGCAGCTTCTGGATCGTGAACCTGGCGTTCCTGTAG
- the pstB gene encoding phosphate ABC transporter ATP-binding protein PstB yields the protein MAKRIDVSGLTAYYSAHKAIEDISMTVEPRSVTAFIGPSGCGKSTFLRTLNRMHEVTPGGRVEGKVLLDDEDLYGSGIDPVSVRREVGMVFQRPNPFPTMSIFDNVAAGLRLNGSYKKSELADVVEKSLKGANLWNEVKDRLNKPGSGLSGGQQQRLCIARAIAVEPKVLLMDEPCSALDPISTLAIEDLIGELKERFTIVIVTHNMQQAARVSDRTAFFNLSAVGQPGRLIEIDDTERIFSNPSVQATEDYISGRFG from the coding sequence ATGGCCAAGCGAATCGACGTAAGCGGTCTGACCGCCTACTACAGCGCGCACAAGGCGATCGAAGACATCTCCATGACCGTCGAGCCCCGTTCGGTGACGGCCTTCATCGGCCCCTCCGGCTGCGGCAAGTCGACGTTCCTGCGCACCCTCAACCGTATGCACGAGGTCACCCCCGGCGGCCGCGTCGAGGGCAAGGTGCTCCTGGACGACGAGGACCTCTACGGCTCCGGCATCGACCCGGTGTCCGTGCGCCGCGAGGTCGGCATGGTCTTCCAGCGCCCGAACCCGTTCCCCACCATGTCGATCTTCGACAACGTGGCGGCGGGCCTGCGGCTCAACGGCTCGTACAAGAAGTCGGAGCTGGCGGACGTCGTCGAGAAGTCCCTCAAGGGCGCGAACCTCTGGAACGAGGTCAAGGACCGCCTGAACAAGCCGGGTTCCGGTCTCTCCGGCGGCCAGCAGCAGCGCCTGTGCATCGCCCGCGCGATCGCGGTCGAGCCGAAGGTCCTCCTCATGGACGAGCCCTGCTCGGCCCTGGACCCCATCTCCACCCTCGCGATCGAGGACCTGATCGGTGAGCTGAAGGAGCGCTTCACGATCGTCATCGTGACGCACAACATGCAGCAGGCCGCCCGCGTCTCCGACCGCACCGCGTTCTTCAACCTCTCCGCGGTCGGCCAGCCCGGCCGGCTCATCGAGATAGACGACACGGAGCGGATCTTCTCCAACCCGTCCGTCCAGGCCACCGAGGACTACATCTCGGGCCGCTTCGGCTGA
- the pstA gene encoding phosphate ABC transporter permease PstA has product MSHAVTEKRPSTLRGARLPKWGPWAIAAGSVVVAIGIGLAAGLDSKVQWGLIAAILFLLGTFGIAARIEGRRQAKDRIATSLVWVAFLIAVVPLASLVWVTVARGVKVFNVYFLTHSMGVVADSETGGGIYHAIIGTLEQVGLATLIAAPIGVLTAVYLVEYGRGKLSAAITFFVDVMTGIPSIVAGLFILSLMLMFDMQPFGFAGSLALAILMMPVVVRSTEEMLKLVPNELREASLALGVPKWRTILKVVLPTSIGGITTGIMLAIARITGETAPVLLLVWGTNFINTNPFEGAQASLPLYIYQQYANSAGSNAAYDRAWAAALALIAFVMILNLVARGIARWKAPKTGR; this is encoded by the coding sequence ATGAGCCACGCCGTCACCGAAAAGCGCCCCAGCACCCTGCGCGGCGCGCGCCTGCCCAAGTGGGGGCCGTGGGCGATCGCCGCCGGCTCCGTCGTCGTCGCGATCGGCATCGGCCTCGCCGCCGGCCTCGACAGCAAGGTCCAGTGGGGCCTGATCGCCGCGATCCTCTTCCTCCTCGGCACGTTCGGCATCGCCGCCCGTATCGAGGGCCGCCGCCAGGCCAAGGACCGCATCGCCACTTCGCTGGTCTGGGTCGCGTTCCTCATCGCCGTCGTCCCGCTGGCCTCCCTGGTCTGGGTGACCGTGGCCCGCGGCGTGAAGGTCTTCAACGTCTACTTCCTGACCCACTCGATGGGCGTGGTCGCCGACTCCGAGACCGGCGGCGGTATCTACCACGCCATCATCGGCACCCTGGAGCAGGTCGGCCTCGCCACCCTGATCGCCGCGCCGATCGGCGTGCTCACCGCCGTCTACCTCGTGGAGTACGGCCGCGGGAAGCTCTCCGCGGCCATCACGTTCTTCGTCGACGTGATGACCGGCATCCCCTCGATCGTCGCGGGCCTGTTCATCCTCAGCCTGATGCTGATGTTCGACATGCAGCCCTTCGGCTTCGCCGGCTCGCTCGCGCTGGCCATCCTGATGATGCCGGTCGTGGTCCGCTCCACCGAGGAGATGCTCAAGCTCGTACCGAACGAGCTGCGCGAGGCGTCCCTGGCGCTCGGCGTGCCCAAGTGGCGCACCATCCTCAAGGTGGTCCTGCCGACCTCCATCGGCGGCATCACCACCGGCATCATGCTGGCCATCGCCCGTATCACCGGCGAGACCGCGCCCGTACTGCTGCTGGTGTGGGGCACGAACTTCATCAACACCAACCCCTTCGAGGGTGCGCAGGCGTCGCTGCCGCTGTACATCTACCAGCAGTACGCGAACAGTGCGGGCTCCAACGCCGCGTACGACCGCGCATGGGCGGCGGCGCTCGCACTGATCGCCTTCGTGATGATCCTCAACCTGGTGGCCCGCGGCATCGCCCGCTGGAAGGCCCCCAAGACGGGCCGCTGA